The following are encoded in a window of Megalobrama amblycephala isolate DHTTF-2021 linkage group LG19, ASM1881202v1, whole genome shotgun sequence genomic DNA:
- the LOC125254291 gene encoding extracellular calcium-sensing receptor-like: MHINLVLTVVCITRLCPAVCGVNLGTCILQGDPQSPALFKDGDFIIGGAFVIHYYMRTEMHTYTRRPQPLECIGSMDFRELRFARVLQFAIQEINNSSDLLPGITLGYHIYDSCASVPMVMKVAFQLANGLDLVFNDTDSCAKSATVLALVGESGSTAAISTSRLFGSFGIPQVSHYATCACLSDKRQHPTFFRTIPSDHHQVAALARMVKHFGWTWIGTVRSDSDYGNNGMASFLKAAEEEGICVEYSEAYYRTQPRSKLKRVADVIRRSTARVIVAFMSVGDIRFLLEELSQQPPPPMQWIGSETWVTDPQILRFNLCIGAVGFAIPRSVIPGFRNFLFDLSPEQVLKFPLLTEFWERSFSCSLKQQTGSSTAMPACNGTEDLRALHNPYTDTSQLRITNMVYKATYAIAHALHGIVCNEKGCGKNIKIEPRKVFDQLKQVNFTKNNYSVSFDSNGDPVATYELVNWQFQGDGSVHFVTVGQYDASQPKGQEFSLSRTIIWYDGSEKVPVSVCSESCPPGTRKAVKKGRPVCCYDCINCAEGEISNETDSLDCHKCLPEYWPNNKKNKCLAKPVEFLSWNEILGIILAASSIAGSLVALSITLVLYKNRASPIVRANNSELSFLLLFSLTLCFLCSLTFIGRPTEWSCMLRHTAFGITFVLCISCVLGKTIVVLMAFKATLPGSNVMKWFGPHQQRLSVFSFTLVQVLICVLWLTISPPFPYNNMQHYKEKIILECSLGSAIGFWAVLGYIGLLAFLCFILAFLARKLPDKFNEAKFITFSMLIFCAVWITFVPAYVSSPGKFTVAVEIFAILASSFGLILCIFAPKCFIIVFKPDQNTKKHLMGKVSTKVH; this comes from the exons ATGCATATTAATCTTGTATTGACAGTGGTGTGTATTACCAGGCTCTGTCCTGCTGTGTGTGGGGTTAATTTAGGCACCTGTATCCTCCAAGGTGACCCTCAGTCCCCTGCTCTCTTCAAGGATGGAGACTTTATTATTGGAGGGGCTTTCGTCATTCATTACTATATGAGGACAGAGATGCACACTTATACTAGACGGCCACAACCACTAGAGTGCATTGGGAG CATGGACTTTAGGGAGCTGCGCTTTGCTCGTGTCTTACAGTTCGCCATCCAAGAGATCAACAACAGCTCTGATCTCTTACCGGGCATCACATTAGGGTACCATATATATGACTCTTGTGCCTCTGTGCCAATGGTAATGAAAGTAGCATTCCAACTTGCCAACGGGCTAGATCTGGTATTTAACGACACTGATTCCTGTGCAAAATCTGCTACAGTTCTCGCACTAGTTGGAGAATCTGGTTCCACTGCGGCTATAAGCACTTCAAGACTTTTCGGTTCTTTTGGAATTCCACAG GTGAGTCATTACGCAACGTGTGCATGTCTCAGTGACAAGCGGCAGCATCCTACTTTCTTCAGGACCATACCCAGTGATCACCATCAAGTGGCCGCACTGGCACGGATGGTCAAGCACTTTGGATGGACGTGGATCGGGACTGTGCGCAGTGATTCAGACTATGGAAACAATGGCATGGCATCATTCCTGAAGGCTGCGGAGGAGGAGGGAATCTGTGTGGAGTATTCTGAGGCCTATTACAGGACCCAGCCGCGCAGTAAACTGAAAAGAGTTGCAGATGTCATTCGTAGGTCAACAGCTCGTGTAATAGTTGCCTTCATGTCCGTTGGTGATATAAGATTTCTCCTAGAAGAGCTGAGTCAGCAGCCTCCCCCTCCGATGCAGTGGATTGGCAGTGAGACGTGGGTTACAGACCCACAAATACTGCGGTTTAATTTGTGTATTGGCGCTGTGGGCTTTGCAATCCCGCGGTCTGTTATCCCGGGTTTTCGTAACTTTCTATTTGACCTCTCTCCAGAGCAGGTGCTGAAATTTCCCCTGCTGACAGAATTCTGGGAAAGATCATTTAGCTGTAGTCTAAAACAGCAGACAGGTTCTTCTACTGCTATGCCTGCATGTAATGGCACAGAGGATCTGCGTGCATTACATAACCCGTACACAGACACCTCCCAGTTGCGGATCACTAACATGGTGTACAAAGCCACATATGCTATAGCTCATGCCCTCCATGGCATTGTCTGTAATGAAAAAGGATGTggcaaaaacatcaaaattgaGCCCCGTAAG GTTTTTGATCAGCTCAAACAAGTGAACTTCACCAAAAATAATTATTCTGTTTCATTTGATTCAAATGGAGACCCTGTGGCCACCTATGAACTTGTGAATTGGCAGTTTCAGGGAGATGGTTCAGTTCATTTTGTGACAGTGGGTCAATATGATGCATCCCAGCCTAAAGGCCAAGAATTCAGTCTAAGCAGAACTATAATTTGGTATGATGGCAGTGAAAAG GTGCCTGTGTCTGTGTGCAGTGAGAGTTGTCCTCCAGGTACTAGGAAGGCTGTGAAAAAGGGAAGGCCTGTCTGCTGCTATGACTGCATTAACTGTGCAGAAGGAGAGATCAGCAATGAGACAG attcTTTAGATTGTCACAAATGCCTACCTGAGTACTGGcctaataataagaagaacAAGTGTCTTGCCAAACCAGTGGAGTTTCTTTCCTGGAATGAAATCCTTGGGATTATACTGGCTGCTTCCTCTATTGCAGGCTCTTTAGTGGCTTTGAGCATTACTTTGGTGTTATATAAAAACAGAGCTTCTCCAATAGTAAGAGCCAACAACTCAGAACTGAGCTTCCTGCTGCTCTTCTCATTGACTCTGTGTTTCCTCTGTTCACTTACTTTCATTGGTCGCCCCACTGAGTGGTCCTGTATGTTGCGTCACACAGCGTTCGGGATAACTTTTGTCCTCTGTATCTCCTGTGTTCTGGGGAAAACAATAGTGGTGTTAATGGCCTTCAAAGCTACACTTCCAGGAAGTAATGTTATGAAATGGTTTGGGCCTCATCAACAGAGACTCAGTGTTTTTAGTTTCACTCTTGTACAGGTTCTTATATGTGTGCTTTGGTTAACAATATCCCCACCCTTTCCCTACAATAATATGCAACACTACAAAGAAAAGATCATTCTAGAATGCAGTTTAGGATCAGCTATTGGTTTCTGGGCTGTACTAGGTTATATTGGCCTTCTAGCTTTCCTTTGCTTTATCTTAGCTTTTCTGGCCCGGAAACTGCCTGATAAATTCAATGAAGCTAAATTCATCACATTCAGTATGCTCATATTCTGTGCTGTTTGGATCACATTTGTTCCAGCTTATGTCAGCTCTCCAGGGAAATTTACTGTAGCTGTGGAGATATTTGCCATTTTAGCTTCAAGCTTTGGTCTGATTCTCTGTATTTTTGCTCCTAAGTGTttcattattgtatttaaaccaGATCAGAATACCAAAAAACACTTAATGGGTAAAGTATCAACAAAAGTCCACTAA